In Cellvibrio polysaccharolyticus, a genomic segment contains:
- a CDS encoding serine hydrolase, with the protein MKTAMGLAVLGTALLITACGSDDKKPKHHEKPATLAGTYEQPGYGSIVVFTDTTYKTYHALDKFCWQGGEGSLADLNISEQRFTGQGRRLSLAMAGSEAFPLQLHRISGLPEKCRNPISETQDPVQNFELFWHTINDLYAFFPERQINWQQAYQEYAPQVNSHLSDEALFSIFSEMLADFNDSHTTLEAEIHGEAFDFSAAPANAISEYAAETETAKEDVVSEMLESSLELMQLYAGKELTQAGEEQPLWWAKSDDNVGYIMLSALGGFGANEGDVADDFGQAKAAFQAMMADLADTDAIIIDNRFNGGGYDDISSELVRYFLSKPQAVLQKQANNRLATTDLISLNLTPAATTYSKPVFLINSKLSVSAAETFSIMMKSLPQVRLLGEASNGALSDMLPVTLPNGWLLTLSNERYLDMQGNSYEVTGVPVDIETSVFSRQDFALSRVQAYDKALSLVGKSYALPVSFDDVEEQIEKALQQKIFPGIALAALKNGELIYSQGFGKASENRPATADTPFFLASVSKVFNGTLAAIMTAEGEISPELPVSGNIGFELTPPAHFSEPILFKHLLSHTSGILDSEYFNCGYYLSADGSSLYNVFYEDLDCPEPAYQALSEFLPNYLQQSGNRYTDGNYQQDDSLQPGEHFEYSNVATAVATLLMSEVAGQSYPTLFEEKLTMPLQLSHIRWDLTGDTLPNVATRYAKSGDEFVAYPAYGTNSWPDGFLTASANDMAKFAEALLANNHPVITDEVKALMFSPLLKEHLGQGIGYFWGLDNSYASHEGADPGVTTLLLLDRASRNALIVLINADDINNEAINDFVEQLQLTAWHAIQAAN; encoded by the coding sequence ATGAAGACAGCAATGGGATTGGCAGTACTCGGCACCGCATTATTAATTACCGCCTGCGGCAGCGACGACAAGAAGCCGAAACACCATGAGAAGCCCGCAACGTTGGCGGGGACTTACGAGCAACCCGGTTATGGCAGCATTGTGGTGTTTACTGATACCACCTATAAAACTTACCACGCGCTGGATAAATTTTGCTGGCAAGGTGGAGAAGGCTCGCTGGCCGATTTGAATATTTCAGAGCAGCGCTTCACCGGGCAAGGCCGTCGCCTCAGCCTGGCTATGGCAGGCTCCGAGGCATTTCCGTTGCAATTGCATCGTATTAGCGGCTTACCGGAAAAATGTCGCAACCCTATTTCAGAGACGCAAGACCCCGTTCAAAACTTTGAATTGTTCTGGCACACCATTAACGATTTGTATGCGTTTTTCCCGGAGCGCCAAATCAATTGGCAGCAAGCTTATCAAGAGTATGCGCCGCAGGTTAATAGTCATTTAAGCGATGAAGCCTTGTTCAGCATTTTTTCGGAAATGCTTGCGGATTTTAATGATAGCCATACAACGCTGGAAGCAGAAATCCATGGTGAAGCGTTTGATTTCAGTGCAGCGCCTGCCAACGCTATTTCCGAGTACGCCGCCGAAACAGAAACTGCAAAGGAAGACGTCGTTTCAGAAATGCTGGAAAGCTCACTGGAATTAATGCAGTTGTATGCAGGAAAAGAATTAACACAAGCCGGGGAAGAACAGCCTTTGTGGTGGGCAAAAAGCGACGATAATGTCGGTTATATTATGCTAAGTGCCCTGGGTGGTTTTGGCGCAAATGAGGGTGATGTCGCCGACGACTTTGGCCAGGCAAAAGCAGCCTTTCAGGCGATGATGGCAGATCTTGCCGATACCGACGCTATTATTATCGACAACCGCTTTAACGGCGGTGGTTATGATGATATTAGCAGCGAATTGGTGCGCTACTTTTTAAGCAAACCACAAGCAGTATTGCAAAAACAGGCTAACAACCGTTTGGCGACCACCGATTTGATCAGCCTGAATCTTACTCCCGCCGCCACAACCTATAGCAAACCGGTGTTTTTGATTAACAGCAAACTGAGCGTTTCTGCCGCCGAAACTTTCAGCATTATGATGAAAAGTTTGCCGCAGGTAAGGCTTCTCGGTGAAGCCAGCAATGGTGCGCTGTCCGATATGTTGCCAGTCACTCTGCCCAACGGCTGGTTGTTAACCTTATCCAACGAACGTTATCTGGATATGCAAGGCAATAGTTACGAAGTGACTGGCGTACCGGTGGATATCGAAACGTCGGTTTTCTCCCGGCAAGATTTTGCGTTATCCCGCGTTCAGGCGTATGACAAGGCACTTTCGTTAGTCGGTAAGTCTTACGCGCTGCCGGTCAGTTTTGACGATGTGGAAGAACAGATAGAGAAGGCATTGCAACAAAAAATATTCCCCGGTATTGCGCTCGCCGCCCTGAAAAATGGCGAGCTGATTTATAGCCAAGGGTTTGGCAAGGCGTCGGAAAACCGGCCAGCTACCGCCGACACGCCGTTTTTTCTGGCATCGGTCAGCAAAGTATTTAATGGCACGCTTGCGGCGATAATGACAGCGGAAGGGGAAATCAGCCCGGAGTTGCCGGTGTCTGGCAATATCGGTTTCGAGCTGACACCACCGGCACATTTTTCCGAACCCATTTTGTTCAAACATTTGCTGTCGCATACCAGCGGCATTCTCGATAGCGAGTATTTTAATTGCGGCTATTACCTGAGTGCTGACGGTAGCAGCTTGTATAACGTGTTTTATGAAGATCTGGATTGCCCGGAGCCGGCTTACCAGGCGCTGAGCGAGTTTTTGCCGAATTACTTGCAGCAATCTGGCAACCGTTACACCGACGGTAATTACCAACAGGATGATAGCCTGCAACCGGGCGAACATTTCGAGTACTCGAATGTCGCCACCGCAGTGGCAACCCTGTTAATGTCAGAGGTAGCTGGCCAGTCTTATCCGACATTGTTTGAAGAAAAACTGACAATGCCGTTACAACTTTCTCACATCCGCTGGGACTTGACCGGCGACACCCTGCCCAATGTCGCAACCCGCTACGCAAAATCCGGAGATGAGTTTGTAGCCTACCCCGCTTACGGCACCAATAGCTGGCCGGATGGATTTTTAACCGCGTCAGCCAATGACATGGCGAAATTCGCCGAGGCGCTGCTGGCAAACAATCACCCGGTTATTACCGATGAAGTAAAAGCGTTGATGTTCAGCCCATTGCTGAAAGAACATCTGGGACAAGGTATTGGATATTTTTGGGGATTGGACAACAGCTACGCCTCTCATGAAGGCGCTGATCCGGGCGTGACCACTTTGTTGCTGCTGGACAGAGCGAGCCGTAATGCGCTGATCGTACTGATCAATGCAGACGATATCAACAATGAAGCAATCAATGATTTTGTCGAACAACTGCAATTAACCGCATGGCACGCCATTCAGGCGGCCAATTAA
- a CDS encoding HD domain-containing protein encodes MTESITQVLTFIVEIEALKNVLRKSRPVGLERYENSAEHSWHVCLTALLLKDYANEPVNIDRVIRMMLVHDLGEIDAGDTLVYAGETPEIKAKEKAGVARLLGLLPAAQAAELQDLWDEFDAGTSSDARYARAIDRIPPLLQNLHGDGHSWRQNAVPPERILGLNARIGEGSEAVWSVIRGRLEQAFAEGILNKV; translated from the coding sequence TGAAAAATGTGCTGCGCAAAAGCCGCCCGGTAGGGCTGGAGCGTTACGAAAACTCTGCCGAACATTCGTGGCACGTGTGTTTAACCGCGCTGCTGCTGAAAGATTACGCCAACGAGCCGGTTAATATTGACCGGGTCATCCGCATGATGCTGGTGCACGACCTCGGCGAAATTGATGCCGGTGATACCTTGGTCTACGCCGGTGAAACGCCGGAAATCAAAGCCAAAGAAAAAGCTGGCGTTGCCCGTTTGCTCGGCTTGTTACCGGCAGCGCAAGCCGCAGAGCTGCAAGATTTATGGGATGAGTTTGATGCGGGTACTTCCAGCGATGCACGCTACGCCCGCGCTATCGATCGTATTCCCCCGTTACTGCAAAACCTCCACGGCGATGGTCACAGCTGGCGACAAAACGCCGTACCGCCAGAGCGCATCCTCGGTTTGAATGCACGTATCGGTGAAGGCAGCGAAGCTGTGTGGAGTGTGATTCGCGGCAGGCTGGAGCAGGCATTTGCGGAAGGTATTTTAAACAAGGTCTGA